In Streptomyces thermolilacinus SPC6, a single genomic region encodes these proteins:
- a CDS encoding acyl-CoA dehydrogenase family protein produces the protein MAGTPDFDLYRPSEEHDMLRDTVRSLAEAKIAPYAAAVDEEARFPQEALDALVSSDLHAVHVPETYGGAGADALATVIVIEEVARVCASSSLIPAVNKLGSLPVILSGSEELKSKYLGPLAKGDAMFSYCLSEPDAGSDAAGMKTKAVRDGDHYILNGVKRWITNAGVSEYYTVMAVTDPEKRSKGISAFVVEKGDEGVSFGAPEKKLGIKGSPTREVYLDNVRIPADRMIGAEGTGFATAMKTLDHTRITIAAQALGIAQGALDYAKGYVQERKQFGKAIAEFQGVQFMLADMAMKLEAARQLTYAAAAKSERVDGDLTFFGAAAKCFASDVAMEITTDAVQLLGGYGYTRDYPVERMMRDAKITQIYEGTNQVQRIVMARNLP, from the coding sequence GAGGAGGCCCGCTTCCCGCAGGAGGCGCTGGACGCGCTCGTCTCCTCCGACCTGCACGCGGTGCACGTGCCCGAGACGTACGGCGGCGCGGGCGCGGACGCCCTCGCCACCGTGATCGTCATCGAGGAGGTGGCCCGCGTCTGCGCGTCGTCCTCCCTGATCCCGGCCGTGAACAAGCTGGGCTCGCTGCCGGTGATCCTGTCCGGCTCCGAGGAGCTGAAGAGCAAGTACCTGGGCCCGCTCGCCAAGGGCGACGCGATGTTCTCGTACTGCCTGTCGGAGCCCGACGCGGGCTCGGACGCGGCCGGCATGAAGACGAAGGCCGTCCGCGACGGCGACCACTACATCCTCAACGGCGTGAAGCGCTGGATCACCAACGCCGGCGTCTCCGAGTACTACACGGTCATGGCCGTCACGGACCCGGAGAAGCGCTCCAAGGGCATCAGCGCCTTCGTCGTGGAGAAGGGCGACGAGGGCGTCTCCTTCGGCGCCCCGGAGAAGAAGCTCGGCATCAAGGGCTCCCCGACCCGCGAGGTGTACCTCGACAACGTCCGCATCCCGGCCGACCGCATGATCGGTGCCGAGGGCACGGGCTTCGCGACGGCGATGAAGACCCTGGACCACACCCGCATCACCATCGCGGCCCAGGCGCTCGGCATCGCGCAGGGCGCCCTCGACTACGCCAAGGGCTACGTCCAGGAGCGCAAGCAGTTCGGCAAGGCCATCGCCGAGTTCCAGGGCGTGCAGTTCATGCTGGCCGACATGGCGATGAAGCTGGAGGCGGCCCGCCAGCTCACGTACGCGGCGGCGGCCAAGTCGGAGCGCGTGGACGGCGACCTGACCTTCTTCGGCGCGGCGGCCAAGTGCTTCGCGTCCGACGTGGCGATGGAGATCACCACGGACGCGGTCCAGCTGCTCGGCGGCTACGGCTACACGCGCGACTACCCGGTCGAGCGCATGATGCGCGACGCCAAGATCACCCAGATCTACGAGGGCACGAACCAGGTCCAGCGCATCGTCATGGCCCGCAACCTCCCGTAA
- a CDS encoding glycosyltransferase family 2 protein, whose protein sequence is MPLPPVSVIMPVLNEERHLRDAVRHILDQDYDGEMEVVIALGPSTDRTDEIAAELVREDPRVHTVPNPTGRTPAALNAAIKASRHPIVVRVDGHGMLSPNYIATAVRLLEETGAQNVGGIMNAEGENAWEDAVAAAMTSRIGVGNAAFHTGGEAGPAETVYLGVFRREALEQQGGYNEEFIRAQDWELNFRIREAGGLIWFSPELRVRYRPRPSVRALAKQYKDYGRWRHVVARYHQGSINLRYLAPPTAVCAIAAGLVVGATLTPLGFVVPGGYLAAIMLGSIPAGKGLPLKARVQIPLALATMHMSWGYGFLTSPRSLARKVIASRRPPVRTAA, encoded by the coding sequence ATGCCTCTCCCCCCGGTCTCCGTGATCATGCCGGTCCTCAACGAGGAGCGGCATCTTCGCGACGCGGTCCGTCACATCCTCGACCAGGACTACGACGGCGAGATGGAGGTGGTGATCGCGCTCGGCCCGTCCACGGACCGCACCGACGAGATCGCCGCCGAGCTGGTCCGCGAGGACCCGCGCGTGCACACCGTGCCCAACCCGACGGGCCGGACGCCCGCCGCGCTGAACGCCGCGATCAAGGCGTCGCGCCACCCGATCGTCGTACGGGTGGACGGCCACGGGATGCTGTCGCCGAACTACATCGCGACGGCGGTGCGGCTGCTGGAGGAGACCGGCGCGCAGAACGTCGGCGGCATCATGAACGCCGAGGGCGAGAACGCCTGGGAGGACGCCGTCGCCGCCGCCATGACGTCCCGGATCGGCGTGGGCAACGCCGCGTTCCACACGGGCGGCGAGGCCGGTCCCGCGGAGACGGTGTACCTGGGCGTGTTCCGGCGCGAGGCGCTGGAGCAGCAGGGCGGCTACAACGAGGAGTTCATCCGGGCGCAGGACTGGGAGCTGAACTTCCGCATCCGCGAGGCGGGCGGGCTGATCTGGTTCTCGCCCGAGCTGCGGGTGCGGTACCGGCCGCGGCCCTCCGTGCGGGCGCTGGCCAAGCAGTACAAGGACTACGGCCGCTGGCGCCACGTGGTGGCCCGCTACCACCAGGGCTCCATCAACCTGCGGTACCTGGCCCCGCCGACGGCCGTCTGCGCCATCGCGGCGGGCCTGGTGGTGGGCGCGACGCTCACCCCGCTGGGCTTCGTCGTACCGGGCGGCTACCTGGCGGCGATCATGCTGGGCTCCATCCCGGCGGGCAAGGGCCTGCCGCTGAAGGCCCGCGTCCAGATCCCGCTGGCCCTGGCGACGATGCACATGTCGTGGGGCTACGGCTTCCTGACGAGCCCGCGCTCCCTGGCCCGCAAGGTCATCGCCAGCCGCCGCCCCCCGGTCCGCACGGCCGCCTGA
- a CDS encoding LCP family glycopolymer transferase — translation MPTPPRRPARQVPRPPAPGARRPAGGGGQPVGPRPRRETRPRAPHVRTPPQPRRRQPPGAPPRPPRRRRGRWAARMATALSVLVLAAGGIGHAVVTSLDTGIGRVDAFKDMKNRPTAGHGTNILVVGTDGRDKVTPADKARYRLGGAPCNCTDTIMLAHISEDRKRASLVSLPRDSYAELPEHTDATTGERHDGHPVKLNAAYAEGGANLTVRTVERMTGVKIDHYLEIDFTSFMRTVDAVGGVRICTARPIKDPYTGLDLPAGTHTLDGGKALQYVRSRHVDGASDLGRMERQQRFVAALIDRVAGSGALLNPVRFRQVLDAMAGSVRADRGFGTEQMLALAKAMRGLTAASSEFTSVPVAATGMRVEGIGSTVRWDAPRAQELFAALREDRPLATRPVKAEPRRTVVDVPPRNIRVQVYNGTAVRGLGARVDAALRATGFDTTRTPYNADRRDTARTVVRYDPRWDRSAKSLAAALPGAELRAVAGQGPLMKVTAGTDFKAVRPVRAESPAPARPSGKPEALTGDQVVCP, via the coding sequence GTGCCCACGCCGCCCCGCCGACCCGCCCGCCAGGTCCCCCGACCGCCGGCCCCCGGCGCGAGACGGCCGGCCGGCGGCGGAGGGCAGCCGGTCGGCCCGCGCCCCCGGCGGGAGACACGACCGCGCGCACCCCACGTACGCACCCCGCCGCAGCCGCGTCGGCGGCAGCCTCCGGGCGCCCCGCCCCGGCCGCCTCGGCGCCGCCGGGGCCGGTGGGCCGCGCGGATGGCGACCGCCCTGTCCGTCCTGGTCCTCGCGGCGGGCGGCATCGGCCACGCCGTCGTCACCAGCCTCGACACGGGCATCGGCCGCGTGGACGCCTTCAAGGACATGAAGAACCGCCCCACCGCGGGTCACGGCACGAACATCCTGGTCGTCGGCACCGACGGCCGCGACAAGGTCACCCCCGCCGACAAGGCCCGCTACCGGCTCGGCGGCGCCCCCTGCAACTGCACCGACACGATCATGCTGGCCCACATCTCGGAGGACCGTAAGCGCGCCAGCCTCGTCTCGCTGCCCCGCGACTCGTACGCCGAGCTGCCCGAGCACACCGACGCCACCACCGGCGAACGCCACGACGGCCACCCGGTCAAGCTGAACGCCGCGTACGCCGAGGGCGGGGCCAACCTCACCGTACGGACCGTCGAGCGGATGACCGGCGTGAAGATCGACCACTACCTGGAGATCGACTTCACCAGCTTCATGCGCACCGTCGACGCCGTCGGCGGCGTCCGGATCTGCACCGCCCGCCCCATAAAGGACCCGTACACCGGGCTCGACCTGCCCGCCGGGACCCACACCCTCGACGGCGGCAAGGCCCTCCAGTACGTCCGCTCCCGCCATGTGGACGGGGCGTCCGACCTGGGGCGGATGGAGCGGCAGCAGCGGTTCGTCGCCGCGCTCATCGACCGGGTGGCGGGCAGCGGCGCGCTGCTCAACCCGGTGCGGTTCCGGCAGGTCCTGGACGCGATGGCCGGCTCGGTACGCGCCGACCGGGGCTTCGGTACGGAGCAGATGCTGGCGCTGGCCAAGGCGATGCGCGGGCTCACGGCCGCCTCGTCCGAGTTCACGTCCGTGCCGGTCGCCGCGACCGGGATGCGCGTCGAGGGCATCGGCTCGACGGTGAGGTGGGACGCGCCGCGGGCGCAGGAGCTGTTCGCGGCCCTCCGCGAGGACCGGCCGCTCGCCACCAGGCCCGTCAAGGCCGAGCCGCGCCGCACGGTCGTGGACGTACCGCCCCGCAACATCCGGGTGCAGGTGTACAACGGCACGGCGGTGCGGGGCCTGGGCGCCCGCGTGGACGCCGCGCTGCGGGCGACGGGCTTCGACACGACCCGCACCCCGTACAACGCCGACCGGCGGGACACCGCGCGGACCGTCGTCCGGTACGACCCGCGCTGGGACCGCTCGGCGAAGTCCCTCGCGGCCGCCCTGCCGGGCGCCGAACTGCGGGCCGTGGCGGGGCAGGGGCCGCTGATGAAGGTGACGGCGGGCACGGACTTCAAGGCCGTACGGCCGGTGCGCGCCGAGAGCCCGGCACCGGCCCGCCCGTCCGGCAAGCCGGAGGCCCTCACCGGCGACCAGGTCGTCTGCCCCTGA
- a CDS encoding acyl-CoA thioesterase: MTDQAIPEGKPTSASRTTLSHIMTGNDTNLLGTVHGGVIMKLVDDAAGAVAGRHSGGPAVTASMDEMVFLEPVRVGDLVHVKAQVNWTGRSSMEVGVRVLAERWNESTPATQVGSAYLVFAAVDADGKPRPVPPVIPETERDKRRYQEAQIRRTHRLARRRAIKELRERRAAEGIDD, from the coding sequence ATGACAGACCAGGCCATCCCCGAGGGCAAGCCGACCTCGGCGTCCCGCACCACGCTCAGCCACATCATGACGGGCAACGACACGAATCTGCTCGGCACGGTGCACGGCGGCGTGATCATGAAGCTGGTGGACGACGCGGCGGGCGCGGTCGCCGGACGCCACTCCGGCGGGCCCGCGGTGACCGCGTCCATGGACGAGATGGTGTTCCTGGAGCCGGTGCGCGTCGGGGACCTCGTCCATGTGAAGGCGCAGGTCAACTGGACGGGCCGGTCCTCGATGGAGGTCGGCGTGCGGGTGCTGGCCGAGCGGTGGAACGAGTCCACTCCGGCCACGCAGGTCGGCTCGGCGTACCTGGTGTTCGCCGCCGTGGACGCGGACGGCAAGCCCCGTCCCGTACCGCCGGTGATCCCGGAGACGGAGCGCGACAAGCGCCGCTACCAGGAGGCCCAGATCCGCCGCACCCACCGCCTGGCCCGCCGCCGCGCCATCAAGGAGCTGCGCGAGCGCCGGGCGGCGGAGGGCATCGACGACTGA
- a CDS encoding LCP family protein, protein MNDWPEGWSGGRDGRHGRGSADAQPEGARVMPHVRPGSVPPQQRQGYDDVAGHAAASYDSGYNTGQVYGVPRGAGPGGPGGPGGGGHGTGMPPSPSYSPGARPADWGRRIKVGAITVAVVLVATTIGTYFWADGKMRREVDLAKVIERPQEGDCTTYLIVGSDSREGMTAEDKKRLHTGSADGKRTDSMMILAACGSGNTMISLPRDSDVEIPTFVGSESGKTFKGTGRRVKLNAAYAEDGPELLVRTVEHNTGLRIDHYAEIGFAGFANIVDALGGVEMTIEKGFKDKKSGADFQAGKQTLDGEQALAFVRTRYAFAESDLARTKNQQKFLAALASQAATPGTVLNPFKLYPTLGAGLDTLIVDKDMSLFDLAEMFFAMKSVNGGDGTSMNMPVSGSRGGNLVWDKAKVKELVRQIQNDEKVTVTEK, encoded by the coding sequence ATGAATGACTGGCCTGAAGGATGGTCCGGCGGCCGTGACGGGCGTCACGGCCGCGGCAGCGCCGACGCCCAGCCCGAGGGCGCCCGCGTCATGCCCCACGTACGGCCCGGGTCCGTGCCGCCGCAGCAGCGGCAGGGGTACGACGACGTGGCCGGCCACGCCGCCGCGTCGTACGACAGCGGCTACAACACGGGCCAGGTCTACGGCGTCCCGCGCGGCGCGGGTCCCGGCGGCCCGGGAGGCCCCGGAGGCGGCGGCCACGGAACCGGCATGCCGCCCTCGCCGTCGTACAGCCCCGGCGCGCGCCCCGCGGACTGGGGCCGCCGGATCAAGGTCGGCGCCATCACGGTCGCCGTCGTCCTCGTGGCCACGACGATCGGCACGTACTTCTGGGCCGACGGCAAGATGCGCCGCGAGGTGGACCTCGCCAAGGTCATCGAGCGCCCCCAGGAGGGCGACTGCACCACGTACCTCATCGTCGGCTCCGACAGCCGCGAGGGCATGACGGCCGAGGACAAGAAGCGCCTGCACACCGGCTCCGCCGACGGCAAGCGCACCGACTCGATGATGATCCTCGCCGCGTGCGGCAGCGGGAACACGATGATCTCCCTGCCGCGCGACTCGGACGTGGAGATCCCCACCTTCGTCGGCTCCGAGTCGGGCAAGACCTTCAAGGGCACCGGCCGCCGGGTGAAGCTGAACGCCGCGTACGCCGAGGACGGCCCCGAGCTGCTCGTCCGCACCGTCGAGCACAACACCGGCCTGCGCATCGACCACTACGCGGAGATCGGTTTCGCGGGCTTCGCCAACATCGTGGACGCGCTCGGCGGCGTCGAGATGACCATCGAGAAGGGCTTCAAGGACAAGAAGTCCGGCGCCGACTTCCAGGCGGGCAAGCAGACCCTCGACGGCGAGCAGGCCCTCGCCTTCGTCCGCACCCGGTACGCCTTCGCCGAGTCGGACCTGGCGCGGACGAAGAACCAGCAGAAGTTCCTCGCCGCGCTCGCGAGCCAGGCGGCGACGCCCGGCACGGTCCTCAACCCGTTCAAGCTGTACCCGACGCTCGGCGCCGGGCTCGACACGCTGATCGTGGACAAGGACATGTCGCTGTTCGACCTCGCCGAGATGTTCTTCGCGATGAAGAGCGTCAACGGCGGCGACGGCACGTCCATGAACATGCCCGTGTCGGGCAGCCGCGGCGGCAACCTCGTCTGGGACAAGGCGAAGGTGAAGGAGCTGGTGCGGCAGATCCAGAACGACGAGAAGGTCACCGTCACCGAGAAGTGA
- a CDS encoding LCP family protein: protein MGHSSVRGEGTRDGVPHARKARDTGWDDGLDTAGQADGRSGGQGAAGTDDGSDGGTGRGAGAGSGTGRRAARRAEGDAPDEEDDGGPGGRSAPGRRGAGGGRRRAGGRPRRRARSGKRRVLRWVASVVSLLILATAGAGYLYIEHLNGNIRSGDRSGGDSGVQKAAPDASGNTPLNILLIGADGRNSKENLALGGAKDTVGDKPRGDVQMLLHVSADRKSAAVVSIPRDTRVDIPACKDAETGEEFPPTNRIITESLQRGGPGCTLTTWEKLTGVYIDHWMMVDFAGVVRMADAVGGVPVCVKDNVWDRPTAQVKGGSGLKLRKGETYIKGEQALAWLRTRHAFFNDQGRAKAQHMYMNAMLRQLKQQNAFTDTGRIMDLAEAGTKALQVSDELGRVQDLFDLAMELKDVPVNRITMTTLPTVEDHQNRAHLLPAQKPAQQIWKMLREDIPFDANGGPDTSKKPSTAPKDPGPPAAAPASLAVTVVNGTGVDGQYAVKGRAGSIKDVLRGKGFTQAEASQTAAPKAETLLAYPESAGAQGKADALSVAKALGLPTGAVRPAGDVDGLTLTIGGDWREGDTFPKQDSPKAGDLPPEAENSNGAKAECMDVYKPYRW, encoded by the coding sequence GTGGGACACAGCAGCGTGCGTGGGGAGGGGACGCGGGACGGCGTCCCGCACGCCCGGAAGGCCCGTGACACGGGCTGGGACGACGGCCTCGACACGGCGGGCCAGGCCGACGGCCGCTCCGGCGGCCAGGGCGCCGCCGGAACGGACGACGGCTCCGACGGCGGTACGGGAAGGGGCGCGGGCGCCGGGTCCGGTACCGGGCGCAGGGCTGCCCGGCGCGCGGAGGGCGACGCCCCGGACGAGGAGGACGACGGCGGGCCGGGCGGAAGATCCGCGCCCGGCCGACGGGGCGCGGGGGGCGGGCGCCGCAGGGCCGGCGGGCGGCCCCGCCGACGGGCGAGGAGCGGCAAACGGCGGGTGCTGCGCTGGGTGGCCTCGGTCGTGTCGCTGCTGATACTCGCCACGGCGGGCGCCGGATACCTCTACATCGAGCACCTCAACGGCAACATCCGCAGCGGCGACCGCAGCGGCGGCGACAGCGGCGTGCAGAAGGCCGCCCCCGACGCGTCCGGCAACACCCCGCTGAACATCCTGCTGATCGGCGCGGACGGCCGTAACTCCAAGGAGAACCTGGCCCTCGGCGGCGCCAAGGACACCGTCGGCGACAAGCCGCGCGGTGACGTCCAGATGCTGCTGCACGTCTCCGCCGACCGCAAGAGCGCCGCCGTGGTGAGCATCCCGCGCGACACCCGCGTCGACATCCCCGCCTGCAAGGACGCGGAAACGGGCGAGGAGTTCCCGCCGACCAACCGGATCATCACCGAGTCGCTCCAGCGCGGCGGGCCCGGCTGCACCCTCACCACCTGGGAGAAGCTGACCGGCGTCTACATCGACCACTGGATGATGGTGGACTTCGCGGGCGTGGTGCGGATGGCCGACGCGGTCGGCGGCGTCCCCGTGTGCGTCAAGGACAACGTGTGGGACCGGCCCACCGCCCAGGTCAAGGGCGGCTCCGGGCTCAAGCTGCGCAAGGGCGAGACGTACATCAAGGGCGAGCAGGCGCTGGCGTGGCTGCGCACCCGGCACGCCTTCTTCAACGACCAGGGCCGCGCCAAGGCCCAGCACATGTACATGAACGCGATGCTGCGCCAGCTGAAGCAGCAGAACGCGTTCACGGACACCGGCCGCATCATGGACCTGGCGGAGGCCGGGACCAAGGCGCTCCAGGTCTCCGACGAGCTGGGCAGGGTGCAGGACCTCTTCGACCTGGCCATGGAGTTGAAGGACGTCCCCGTCAACCGCATCACCATGACGACGCTGCCGACGGTCGAGGACCACCAGAACCGGGCGCATCTGCTGCCCGCTCAGAAGCCCGCGCAGCAGATCTGGAAGATGCTCCGCGAGGACATCCCCTTCGACGCCAACGGCGGCCCGGACACCTCGAAGAAGCCGTCCACCGCGCCGAAGGACCCCGGTCCGCCCGCAGCGGCGCCCGCCTCGCTCGCCGTGACGGTCGTCAACGGCACCGGGGTGGACGGGCAGTACGCGGTGAAGGGCCGCGCGGGCAGCATCAAGGACGTGCTGCGCGGCAAGGGCTTCACGCAGGCCGAGGCATCCCAGACGGCGGCTCCGAAGGCCGAGACGCTGCTCGCCTACCCGGAGTCGGCGGGCGCGCAGGGCAAGGCGGACGCGCTGTCCGTTGCGAAGGCGCTCGGCCTGCCGACCGGTGCCGTGCGGCCCGCCGGCGACGTGGACGGGCTGACGCTGACGATCGGCGGGGACTGGCGCGAGGGCGACACGTTCCCTAAGCAGGACTCCCCCAAGGCCGGTGACCTGCCGCCGGAGGCCGAGAACTCCAACGGCGCGAAGGCCGAGTGCATGGACGTCTACAAGCCCTACCGCTGGTAG
- a CDS encoding LCP family protein — MDAHSRGGAEEIDPADQWVLNPQTGNYELRLDHSTGQPPSGTPRSSTPPPQGRRAARRASEPAKAPDAADEDAPTGTRRRAPEVPGQRRRRTAEPPAQGGGRRAAAPAASGRRRGKAKDKKSRTKKVLMWTGGVTAFTLLATGGVAYYLYERLDGNLSTIDVAGAGGGNGFKKDQAINILVIGTDKRTGDGNSGYGDKNSPGHADTTILLHVSKDRTNATALSIPRDLITDIPECTVRLEDGTEKTIPAQSGVRFNTSLGQMDRNPGCTMATVHKMTGVPIDHFMMVDFNAVKTLSTAVGGVEVCVEEAVKDDKSGLDLPKGKSLIQGEQALAFVRTRQAFGNKSDLSRIQTQQQFMGAMFRQMKSSETLTSPSKLLDLADAATKALTVDDGIGSVKKLQELGMEVAKVDPKNITFATVPVLDNPHEKIKATVVLNEAKAEPLFSIIKNDISLSEVEQKEKDAKNAEKATQAALLEGPRAKPSDVRVDVYNGSGVRGGAQSTINWLQNSAGVLKSSNKANAPADIPKTTLEFAPNQADQARALADLMGLPAAALKQGTADAGEREPMTLTLGKDFKGAGVPLTGPAKAPEGAVAADKQVCAK, encoded by the coding sequence GTGGACGCGCACAGCCGTGGAGGGGCGGAGGAGATCGACCCCGCCGACCAGTGGGTACTCAACCCGCAGACCGGTAACTACGAACTGCGACTGGACCACTCCACAGGGCAGCCACCCTCCGGGACACCCCGCTCCAGCACCCCGCCCCCGCAGGGCCGCCGCGCCGCCCGCAGGGCCTCAGAACCGGCCAAGGCGCCGGACGCCGCCGACGAGGACGCGCCGACCGGTACGCGGCGCCGCGCGCCGGAGGTGCCCGGCCAGCGCAGGCGCCGTACCGCCGAGCCGCCCGCGCAGGGCGGCGGGCGCCGGGCCGCGGCACCGGCCGCCTCGGGACGGCGCAGGGGCAAGGCGAAGGACAAGAAGAGCCGTACCAAGAAGGTCCTGATGTGGACCGGCGGCGTCACCGCGTTCACCCTGCTCGCCACCGGCGGTGTCGCCTACTACCTGTACGAGCGGCTCGACGGGAACCTCAGCACCATCGACGTCGCGGGCGCGGGCGGCGGCAACGGGTTCAAGAAGGACCAGGCCATCAACATCCTGGTCATCGGCACCGACAAGCGCACCGGCGACGGCAACTCCGGCTACGGCGACAAGAACAGCCCCGGCCACGCCGACACGACGATCCTGCTGCACGTGTCGAAGGACCGGACGAACGCCACGGCCCTGTCCATCCCGCGCGACCTGATCACCGACATCCCCGAGTGCACGGTCCGGCTGGAGGACGGGACGGAGAAGACGATCCCGGCACAGAGCGGGGTGCGCTTCAACACCAGCCTCGGCCAGATGGACCGCAACCCCGGCTGCACCATGGCCACCGTCCACAAGATGACCGGCGTCCCCATCGACCACTTCATGATGGTCGACTTCAACGCCGTGAAGACCCTCTCGACGGCGGTCGGCGGTGTCGAGGTGTGCGTCGAGGAGGCCGTGAAGGACGACAAGTCCGGCCTCGACCTGCCGAAGGGCAAGAGCCTCATCCAGGGCGAGCAGGCGCTGGCGTTCGTCCGTACGCGTCAGGCGTTCGGGAACAAGAGCGACCTGAGCCGCATCCAGACGCAGCAGCAGTTCATGGGCGCGATGTTCCGTCAGATGAAGTCGAGCGAGACGCTGACCAGCCCGTCGAAGCTGCTGGACCTCGCCGACGCGGCGACCAAGGCGCTCACCGTCGACGACGGCATAGGCAGCGTCAAGAAGCTCCAGGAGCTGGGCATGGAGGTCGCCAAGGTCGACCCGAAGAACATCACGTTCGCCACGGTCCCGGTGCTCGACAACCCGCACGAGAAGATCAAGGCGACGGTCGTCCTCAACGAGGCGAAGGCCGAGCCGCTCTTCTCGATCATCAAGAACGACATCTCGCTCAGCGAGGTGGAGCAGAAGGAGAAGGACGCCAAGAACGCCGAGAAGGCGACACAGGCGGCACTCCTCGAGGGTCCCCGCGCCAAGCCCTCCGACGTACGCGTCGACGTGTACAACGGCAGCGGTGTCCGCGGCGGCGCCCAGTCCACCATCAACTGGCTCCAGAACTCGGCCGGAGTGCTGAAGTCGTCGAACAAGGCCAACGCTCCGGCGGACATCCCGAAGACGACGCTGGAGTTCGCGCCGAACCAGGCGGACCAGGCCCGCGCGCTCGCGGACCTCATGGGGCTGCCCGCGGCGGCGCTGAAGCAGGGCACGGCGGACGCAGGGGAGCGCGAGCCGATGACCCTCACCCTCGGCAAGGACTTCAAGGGTGCGGGGGTGCCCCTCACCGGTCCGGCGAAGGCGCCGGAGGGTGCGGTGGCAGCGGACAAGCAGGTGTGCGCGAAGTGA
- a CDS encoding LCP family protein: MTDTAGTPPDPDTSAGRRPTWLRWAALGSSAVVLAAAGTGWWLYRKLDGNITTDTTALAELRRYERERPAPVPRGGKNILLVGSDSRAGENAEYGRDRGTQRSDTTILLHLSARGHGVTAVSIPRDLMVEVPGCRTRGGKRSAPRFAQFNLAFQLGGTACTIRTVEKLTGIRVDHHMVIDFRGFKDMVNAVGGVRVCVREPIDDPDAKLKLAAGPQTLDGEQALGYVRARKSLGDGSDTERMNRQQEFLGALVTKVQSNGVLLNPAKLYPVLDAATKSLTTDPGLASLKDLYDLARRLRSVPTEKVQFLTVPRKAHHIDPNRDELVQPDAGRLFKRLRADDPVVVVPATERGGDGPAPSTRPSPGSGPSGAASAGPEGAASPAPVPTFTGTNAAVNACP; the protein is encoded by the coding sequence GTGACGGACACCGCCGGCACTCCCCCGGACCCGGACACCTCGGCCGGCCGCCGGCCGACGTGGCTGCGCTGGGCGGCGCTCGGCTCGTCCGCCGTCGTCCTCGCGGCCGCCGGGACCGGCTGGTGGCTGTACCGGAAGCTCGACGGCAACATCACCACCGACACGACGGCGCTGGCCGAGCTGAGGCGGTACGAGCGCGAGCGCCCCGCGCCGGTACCGCGCGGCGGCAAGAACATCCTGCTCGTCGGCTCCGACAGCCGGGCCGGGGAGAACGCCGAGTACGGGCGGGACCGGGGCACGCAGCGGTCGGACACGACGATCCTGCTCCATCTGTCGGCGCGCGGCCACGGCGTGACGGCCGTGTCGATCCCACGCGACCTGATGGTGGAAGTGCCCGGCTGCCGCACGCGCGGGGGCAAGCGGTCGGCGCCCCGGTTCGCGCAGTTCAACCTGGCGTTCCAGCTCGGCGGGACGGCGTGCACGATCCGTACGGTCGAGAAGCTGACCGGCATCCGCGTGGACCACCACATGGTGATCGACTTCCGGGGCTTCAAGGACATGGTGAACGCGGTCGGCGGCGTACGGGTGTGCGTCCGCGAGCCGATCGACGACCCGGACGCCAAGCTCAAGCTGGCGGCCGGGCCGCAGACGCTCGACGGGGAGCAGGCCCTCGGGTACGTACGGGCCCGCAAGTCGCTCGGCGACGGCAGCGACACGGAGCGGATGAACCGGCAGCAGGAGTTCCTCGGCGCGCTCGTGACGAAGGTGCAGAGCAACGGCGTGCTGCTCAATCCGGCCAAGCTGTACCCGGTCCTCGACGCGGCCACCAAGTCGCTCACCACCGACCCGGGGCTCGCCTCCCTGAAGGACCTGTACGACCTGGCGCGGCGGCTGCGCAGCGTACCGACCGAAAAGGTGCAGTTCCTGACGGTTCCCCGGAAGGCTCACCACATCGACCCGAACCGGGACGAGCTGGTGCAGCCGGACGCGGGGCGGCTGTTCAAGCGGCTGCGCGCGGACGACCCGGTGGTGGTCGTCCCGGCCACTGAGCGGGGCGGCGACGGACCGGCACCGTCGACGCGACCGAGCCCCGGCAGCGGCCCGTCCGGTGCCGCGAGCGCCGGGCCCGAGGGCGCGGCGAGCCCCGCTCCCGTGCCCACGTTCACCGGAACCAACGCGGCCGTGAACGCGTGCCCGTAA